In a genomic window of Bradyrhizobium sp. LLZ17:
- a CDS encoding sensor histidine kinase: MEKLIEEFRKSWQGLATPSLGLSMVFALACVLLATLARWGLAHVRPDVYFTPYFPAVFFAAAFGGLRIGVITALVGGVLGVALNFGDAFADRARFALLALYWGVCALTIWGVEHYRTMLAEQRRISRRLIEEEDYRKLLVDELQHRLKNKLSTVHAVLHQVLHDQPQVWARIDPRLRSLAATDDLISRIDKAGCDIRDLLISELGPYGHVRFTLNGDRLFLPPKLAVTLSLMFHELATNAGKYGAFSAPRGLLQVSWTVSDDRLAITWDETEGPSIDQVSAPGFGTKLLKSALSAFDGKAEISYLKTGLHCIMQCRIPRSE; the protein is encoded by the coding sequence ATGGAGAAGCTGATCGAGGAATTTCGCAAAAGCTGGCAGGGCTTGGCGACGCCGTCGCTCGGCCTGAGCATGGTCTTTGCGTTAGCCTGCGTGCTGCTCGCGACGCTTGCGCGCTGGGGCCTCGCGCATGTGCGCCCCGACGTCTACTTCACGCCGTATTTTCCGGCCGTGTTCTTTGCCGCCGCGTTCGGGGGCTTGCGGATCGGCGTCATCACGGCGCTGGTCGGCGGCGTGCTCGGCGTGGCCCTGAATTTCGGTGACGCCTTTGCCGATCGCGCGCGGTTCGCGCTGCTGGCGCTCTATTGGGGCGTCTGTGCGCTGACGATCTGGGGCGTCGAGCACTATCGCACGATGCTGGCGGAGCAGCGCCGGATCTCCAGGCGCCTGATCGAGGAAGAGGATTATCGCAAGCTGCTGGTCGACGAACTCCAGCACCGGCTGAAGAACAAGCTGTCGACCGTGCACGCGGTGCTGCACCAGGTGCTGCACGACCAGCCGCAGGTCTGGGCTCGGATCGACCCGCGGCTGCGCTCGCTGGCGGCCACCGACGATTTGATCTCGCGGATCGACAAGGCCGGCTGCGATATCCGCGATCTCCTGATCTCGGAGCTCGGCCCTTACGGCCACGTCCGCTTTACTCTCAACGGCGACCGGCTGTTCCTGCCGCCGAAGCTCGCGGTGACGCTGTCACTGATGTTCCACGAGCTCGCGACCAACGCCGGCAAGTACGGCGCGTTCTCAGCGCCGCGGGGGCTGTTGCAGGTCTCATGGACCGTCAGCGACGACCGTCTGGCCATCACCTGGGACGAAACCGAGGGGCCGAGCATCGATCAGGTGTCTGCGCCGGGCTTCGGCACCAAGCTGCTGAAGTCGGCGCTATCCGCCTTCGACGGCAAGGCCGAGATCTCGTATCTGAAGACCGGGCTGCATTGCATCATGCAATGCCGCATCCCCAGGAGTGAATAA
- a CDS encoding ABC transporter ATP-binding protein, with translation MSDLLKLSGVHTHIGRYHILQGIDLVVPQGQTTMLLGRNGAGKTTTLRTVMGLWQASRGEISLAGERIESRATPDIARLGVGYVPESMAVFSDLTVKENLVLAARDGPLDDAQLEWIFGFFPALRRFWLSRAGSLSGGQKQMLSIARAIVEPRKLLLIDEPTKGLAPAIVMALIECLKEIKRKGATILLVEQNFFAARELGDHVLVMDNGTVVHRGEMAALAADVPLQERLLGLSLETHQ, from the coding sequence ATGAGCGACCTCCTCAAGCTGTCCGGCGTGCATACGCATATCGGTCGCTATCACATCCTACAGGGCATCGATCTCGTTGTTCCGCAAGGACAGACCACGATGCTGCTCGGCCGCAACGGCGCCGGCAAGACCACCACGTTGCGCACGGTCATGGGCCTGTGGCAGGCCTCTCGCGGCGAGATCAGCCTTGCCGGCGAACGCATCGAAAGCCGCGCCACACCCGACATCGCCCGGCTTGGCGTCGGTTACGTGCCCGAGAGCATGGCCGTATTCTCCGACCTCACGGTGAAAGAGAACCTGGTGCTGGCAGCGCGCGATGGTCCGCTCGACGACGCGCAGCTGGAGTGGATTTTTGGCTTCTTTCCGGCGCTGCGCCGGTTCTGGCTGTCACGCGCCGGCAGCCTCTCGGGCGGACAGAAGCAGATGCTGTCGATCGCGCGCGCCATCGTCGAGCCGCGCAAGCTCTTGCTGATCGACGAGCCGACCAAGGGGCTGGCGCCCGCGATCGTCATGGCGCTGATCGAGTGCCTGAAGGAGATCAAGCGCAAGGGCGCGACCATCCTTTTGGTCGAACAGAATTTCTTTGCCGCCCGCGAGCTCGGCGACCATGTGCTGGTGATGGACAATGGCACCGTCGTCCATCGCGGCGAGATGGCGGCGCTGGCCGCCGACGTGCCGCTACAGGAACGGTTATTGGGCCTGAGCCTGGAGACGCATCAGTGA
- a CDS encoding SDR family NAD(P)-dependent oxidoreductase translates to MGRLDGKVAVITGATSGIGLRTAEVFVAEGAKIVIAGRRIPEGEALAKQLGASCVFRQTDVTVEGQMQALIALAVEKFGRIDCLFNNAGGPAQTGGIEGLEVERFDVAMATLVRSVMLGMKHAAPIMKKQGSGSIINNGSIAGRLAGFSSSMVYGAAKAAVIHLTKCVAMELGESNVRVNSISPGAIATGIFGKALGLSTEAAEKTPAVMREVYKSAQPIPRAGLPDDIAQAALFLASDESSFINGHDLVIDGAMTGGRNWSQQQQGYVALRKAFDQGAG, encoded by the coding sequence ATGGGCAGGCTGGACGGCAAGGTCGCGGTGATCACGGGTGCGACGAGCGGGATCGGATTGCGCACCGCAGAAGTCTTCGTTGCCGAAGGTGCCAAAATTGTGATCGCGGGGCGGCGTATACCAGAAGGCGAGGCGCTGGCGAAGCAGCTCGGCGCCTCCTGTGTCTTCCGCCAGACGGATGTGACCGTCGAAGGGCAGATGCAGGCGCTAATCGCGCTCGCGGTGGAGAAATTCGGCAGGATCGATTGCCTGTTCAACAATGCCGGCGGCCCGGCCCAGACCGGCGGCATCGAAGGCCTCGAGGTCGAACGCTTCGACGTCGCGATGGCAACGCTGGTGCGCAGCGTCATGCTCGGCATGAAGCACGCCGCGCCCATCATGAAGAAGCAGGGGTCCGGCAGCATCATCAACAATGGCAGCATCGCCGGCCGCCTCGCCGGCTTCTCGTCCTCAATGGTCTATGGCGCGGCCAAGGCCGCGGTGATTCATTTGACCAAATGCGTGGCGATGGAGCTTGGCGAGTCCAACGTCCGCGTCAACTCGATCTCGCCCGGCGCGATCGCCACCGGCATTTTCGGCAAGGCGCTGGGACTGTCGACCGAAGCCGCCGAAAAGACCCCGGCCGTCATGCGCGAAGTCTACAAGAGCGCGCAGCCGATTCCGCGTGCAGGTCTTCCCGACGACATCGCGCAGGCCGCATTGTTCCTGGCGAGCGACGAATCGAGCTTCATCAACGGCCACGACCTCGTCATCGACGGCGCCATGACAGGCGGCCGCAACTGGAGCCAGCAGCAACAGGGCTATGTCGCGCTGCGCAAGGCGTTCGATCAGGGGGCCGGGTAG
- a CDS encoding branched-chain amino acid ABC transporter permease: protein MMILSGDPPRSRALTLLLVVIILALAATPFLFPGAKALNVAAKICVFAALVASYDLLLGYTGSVSFAHTMFYGIGSYAVAIALYGMGPNWAAVATGIVVGLPLAALLALAIGLFSLRVAAIFFAMITLAVASAFQVLASQLSWLTGGEDGRSFQLPELLRPGTVLISKNVFGFEINGRTLTYYLVFAVSALMILGLLRVVNSPFGRVLQAIRENRFRAEALGFRTVFHLTYANCLAALVAASAGILNALWLRYAGPDTSLSFSIMLDILLMVVIGGMGTIYGAIIGATIFILAQNYLQALMGVASKAASEAGLPLLPGLLHPDRWLLWLGLLFIASVYFFPTGVVGRLRNGGGDKRASH from the coding sequence ATGATGATCCTGTCAGGCGATCCGCCGCGGAGCCGCGCCCTCACGCTCCTTCTCGTCGTCATCATCCTGGCGCTGGCGGCCACGCCGTTCCTGTTTCCGGGCGCCAAGGCGCTGAATGTCGCGGCCAAGATCTGCGTCTTCGCCGCGCTGGTCGCCTCCTACGATCTCCTGCTCGGCTACACCGGCTCGGTGTCGTTTGCCCACACCATGTTCTACGGCATCGGCAGCTACGCGGTCGCCATCGCGCTATATGGGATGGGGCCCAATTGGGCGGCGGTCGCAACCGGCATCGTCGTCGGGCTGCCGCTCGCGGCCTTGCTGGCGCTCGCCATCGGCCTGTTCTCGCTGCGGGTCGCCGCGATCTTCTTTGCGATGATCACGCTCGCGGTTGCGTCCGCCTTCCAGGTGCTGGCGTCGCAGCTGTCCTGGCTGACCGGCGGCGAGGACGGGCGCAGCTTTCAATTGCCGGAGCTGCTGCGGCCCGGCACGGTGCTGATCTCCAAGAACGTCTTCGGGTTCGAGATCAACGGCCGCACCCTGACTTACTATCTGGTGTTCGCCGTCTCGGCGCTGATGATCCTCGGCCTGTTGCGAGTGGTGAATTCGCCGTTCGGGCGCGTGCTGCAGGCGATCCGCGAGAACCGCTTTCGCGCCGAGGCGCTCGGCTTCCGCACCGTCTTCCACCTGACTTACGCCAACTGCCTCGCCGCGCTGGTCGCCGCCAGCGCCGGCATCCTGAACGCGTTGTGGCTGCGCTATGCCGGTCCGGACACCTCGCTCAGCTTCTCGATCATGCTGGACATCCTGTTGATGGTGGTGATCGGCGGCATGGGCACGATCTATGGTGCGATCATCGGCGCCACGATCTTCATCCTCGCGCAGAACTATCTGCAAGCGCTGATGGGCGTTGCCTCCAAGGCGGCGTCGGAAGCCGGCCTGCCGCTGCTGCCGGGATTGTTGCACCCCGACCGCTGGCTGCTGTGGCTCGGGCTGCTGTTCATTGCCAGCGTCTACTTCTTTCCGACCGGCGTGGTCGGGCGGCTGCGCAACGGCGGCGGCGACAAGCGCGCCTCGCATTAG
- a CDS encoding branched-chain amino acid ABC transporter permease — translation MSELAANDPLPKPKRDIAPILLPIALALVTIPLIGSPSTWLTLTAASLAMGMMIFIMASGLTLVFGLMDVLNFGHGAFIAVGAYVATLVLAPFAASMQIDSLWINLAVLAPAALLSMAVSGALGLIVERVLILPVYGQHLKQILMTTGGLIVAEQTLYALWGPQIIPTPLPTSLRGSFILGDVAIAKYRVLATLIGLVVFIAIQLVLNRTKLGLLIRAGVENREMVEALGYRIRRLFLGVFMTGSALAGLGGVMWALYREQVHASMSDDLTVLIFIVVIIGGLGSIGGCFIGATLVAMVANYGGFLVPKLALVSNILLMVAILMWRPRGLYAVTSR, via the coding sequence GTGAGCGAACTCGCCGCAAATGATCCGCTCCCGAAGCCGAAGCGCGACATCGCGCCGATCCTGCTGCCGATCGCGCTCGCGCTGGTGACGATTCCCCTGATCGGCTCGCCCAGCACCTGGCTGACGCTGACCGCCGCGAGCCTCGCGATGGGCATGATGATCTTCATCATGGCCTCCGGCCTGACGCTGGTGTTCGGCCTGATGGACGTGCTGAATTTTGGCCACGGCGCGTTCATCGCGGTCGGCGCCTATGTCGCGACATTGGTGCTGGCGCCGTTCGCAGCCTCGATGCAGATCGACTCGCTGTGGATCAACCTCGCGGTGCTGGCGCCGGCCGCGCTGCTCTCGATGGCGGTGTCCGGCGCGCTTGGCCTGATCGTCGAGCGCGTGCTGATCCTGCCGGTCTACGGCCAGCATCTGAAGCAGATCCTGATGACGACGGGCGGCCTGATCGTCGCCGAGCAGACGCTCTATGCGCTGTGGGGACCGCAGATCATCCCGACGCCGCTACCGACCTCGCTGCGCGGCTCGTTCATCCTCGGCGACGTCGCGATCGCCAAATACCGCGTGCTGGCGACGCTGATCGGCCTCGTCGTCTTCATCGCGATCCAGCTCGTGCTCAATCGCACCAAGCTTGGCCTTTTGATCCGCGCCGGCGTCGAGAACCGCGAGATGGTCGAGGCGCTCGGCTATCGCATTCGCCGGCTGTTCCTCGGCGTGTTCATGACCGGATCGGCGCTCGCCGGCCTCGGCGGCGTGATGTGGGCGCTCTATCGCGAGCAGGTCCACGCCTCCATGAGCGACGACCTCACCGTGCTGATCTTCATCGTCGTCATCATCGGCGGGCTCGGCTCGATCGGCGGCTGCTTCATCGGCGCCACCCTGGTTGCGATGGTCGCCAATTACGGCGGCTTCCTGGTGCCGAAGCTCGCCCTCGTCTCCAACATCCTGCTGATGGTCGCCATTCTGATGTGGCGGCCGCGCGGCCTCTATGCGGTGACCAGCCGATGA
- a CDS encoding cytochrome P450 yields the protein MSMQNVASPALSFTPPKRNELTHIPGDEGWPIIGKTFQVLADPKGHIEKSGAKYGPVYRTHLFGETNVVLLGPEANELVLFDQQKLFSSTHGWNKVLGLLFPRGLMLLDFDEHRLHRKALSVAFKSGPMKSYLSDLDRGIAARVVQWKTAPGKMQLYPAMKQLTLDLAAKSFLGADIGPEVDEINRAFIDMVAAAVTPIRRPLPGTQMARGVNGRKRIVAYFREQIPRRRAREGGEDLFSQLCHATHEDGALLSEQDIIDHMSFLMMAAHDTLTSSLTSFVGELAANPDWQNKLRAEVLALGLAADAPTSFDDLDKMPLSEMAFKEALRIKPPVPSMPRRAMRDFSFKGFTIPAGTAIGVNPLYTHHMKDIWPEPDHFDPSRFTEDAQRNRHRFAWVPFGGGAHMCLGLHFAYMQAKCFARHFLQNIEVSLEPGYKPDWQMWPIPKPRDGLWVTVKAV from the coding sequence ATGTCGATGCAGAATGTGGCCTCGCCTGCGCTCAGCTTCACGCCGCCCAAGCGCAACGAGCTGACGCACATCCCCGGCGACGAGGGCTGGCCGATCATCGGCAAGACTTTTCAAGTGCTGGCCGACCCAAAGGGGCACATTGAAAAGAGCGGCGCCAAATACGGCCCGGTCTACCGCACCCATCTGTTCGGCGAGACCAATGTCGTGCTGCTCGGGCCCGAAGCTAACGAGCTCGTGCTGTTCGACCAGCAGAAGCTGTTTTCCTCGACCCATGGCTGGAACAAGGTGCTCGGCCTGCTGTTTCCGCGCGGGTTGATGCTGCTCGATTTCGACGAGCACCGGCTGCACCGCAAGGCGCTCTCGGTCGCGTTCAAGTCCGGGCCGATGAAGTCCTATCTCAGCGACCTCGACCGCGGCATCGCCGCGAGGGTGGTCCAATGGAAAACGGCTCCCGGCAAGATGCAGCTTTATCCGGCGATGAAGCAGCTCACGCTCGACCTCGCCGCGAAGTCGTTCCTCGGTGCCGATATCGGGCCTGAGGTCGACGAGATCAACCGCGCCTTTATCGACATGGTCGCTGCCGCCGTCACCCCGATCCGCCGTCCGCTGCCGGGCACGCAGATGGCGCGCGGCGTGAATGGGCGCAAGCGCATCGTCGCCTATTTCCGCGAGCAGATCCCGCGCCGCCGCGCCAGGGAAGGCGGTGAGGACCTGTTTTCGCAGCTCTGCCATGCCACCCATGAGGACGGCGCGCTGCTCTCCGAGCAAGACATCATCGACCACATGAGTTTCCTGATGATGGCGGCGCACGACACGCTGACCTCGTCGCTGACGTCCTTTGTCGGCGAGCTCGCCGCCAATCCGGACTGGCAGAACAAGCTGCGCGCGGAGGTTCTTGCACTCGGGCTGGCCGCGGATGCACCGACCAGTTTTGACGATCTCGACAAGATGCCGCTGTCGGAGATGGCGTTCAAGGAGGCGCTGCGGATCAAGCCGCCGGTGCCGTCGATGCCGCGCCGCGCGATGCGTGACTTCAGCTTCAAGGGCTTCACGATTCCCGCCGGCACCGCGATCGGCGTCAATCCGCTCTATACGCATCACATGAAGGATATCTGGCCGGAGCCGGATCACTTCGATCCCTCGCGCTTCACCGAGGACGCCCAGCGCAACCGCCACCGCTTCGCCTGGGTGCCGTTCGGCGGCGGCGCGCATATGTGCCTCGGCCTGCACTTCGCCTACATGCAGGCAAAGTGCTTCGCGCGGCACTTCCTGCAGAATATCGAGGTGTCGCTCGAGCCGGGTTACAAGCCGGACTGGCAGATGTGGCCGATCCCGAAGCCGCGAGATGGTTTGTGGGTGACGGTGAAGGCGGTGTAA
- a CDS encoding putative bifunctional diguanylate cyclase/phosphodiesterase, producing the protein MNDSKYSGASEAELAFLKDIVKLLPTGLTVQDAQGELLLINDTAASQLGMDGRCPSPDLAQRRDACQRALKAGQAVVTEEALHDGPTRQVLLTTHRPVRLAGRDLLISTSADITEQKNFEDQLFRSAYFDELTGLPSRRVIEHRASGLLARDGERFALAFLDVDNFKHINDYYGHTVGDALLVELSKRLARDLRESDMLSRISGDEFLLLISPIQSQEQVAEFMQSTLERLTAPFFIDNSEVFASTSVGVSLYPDHGRSFETLRQNADVAMYRIKNNGKGSAAFFDSGMEREALARMKIEQSLRLAILEKRFCCAFQSKVDIRTQAVKGVEALVRLRDDEGVIQAPGSFINLAVELGLIDELTHLVLAEIVKSIDPINDTFGVEATISINVAAKQAGNPEFMRTFAQALEDTGFPQRFMIEVTEDAFVAKNHFQAEILPMFRKLGVGISIDDFGTGYSSLSALADITADEIKIDRSFICDIHKRPRNQGILRAIESLSEALGMTVIAEGIESYEELAYLQAATKIRYAQGYYFARPIFLEELKLAAPVSSEARVSVASRPIQQNRQGYSRAHGYRR; encoded by the coding sequence ATGAACGACAGCAAATATTCCGGCGCGAGCGAGGCTGAACTCGCATTCCTCAAGGACATCGTTAAATTGCTGCCGACCGGCCTGACCGTGCAGGACGCGCAGGGCGAGCTTCTTCTGATCAACGACACCGCGGCGAGCCAGCTCGGCATGGACGGCCGCTGTCCGTCGCCCGATCTCGCGCAGCGACGCGATGCCTGTCAGCGGGCGCTCAAGGCGGGCCAGGCTGTCGTCACCGAGGAGGCGCTCCACGACGGCCCCACGCGCCAGGTGCTGCTCACCACCCACCGTCCGGTCCGCCTCGCCGGCCGCGATCTGCTGATCTCGACCTCCGCAGACATCACCGAGCAGAAGAATTTCGAGGACCAGCTGTTCCGCTCCGCCTATTTCGACGAGCTGACCGGGCTGCCATCGCGGCGCGTGATCGAACATCGCGCCAGCGGCCTGCTGGCACGCGACGGCGAGCGGTTCGCACTGGCCTTCCTCGACGTCGACAATTTCAAGCACATCAACGACTATTACGGCCATACGGTCGGCGATGCGCTGCTGGTCGAGCTCTCCAAGCGCTTGGCGCGGGATCTGCGCGAATCCGACATGCTGTCGCGCATCTCCGGCGACGAATTCCTGCTGCTGATCTCGCCGATCCAGAGCCAGGAGCAAGTTGCCGAATTCATGCAATCGACGCTGGAACGCCTGACCGCGCCGTTCTTCATCGACAATTCGGAGGTCTTCGCCTCCACCTCCGTCGGCGTCAGCCTTTATCCCGACCATGGCCGCAGCTTCGAGACGCTGCGCCAGAACGCCGACGTCGCGATGTACCGCATCAAGAACAACGGCAAGGGTTCGGCGGCCTTCTTCGATTCCGGCATGGAGCGCGAGGCGCTGGCGCGGATGAAGATCGAACAGTCGCTGCGGCTCGCCATTCTCGAAAAACGCTTCTGTTGCGCGTTCCAGTCCAAGGTCGACATCAGGACCCAGGCCGTGAAGGGCGTCGAGGCGCTGGTGCGCCTGCGCGACGACGAAGGCGTCATCCAGGCTCCCGGCTCTTTCATCAATCTTGCGGTCGAGCTCGGGCTAATCGACGAGCTCACCCACCTCGTGCTCGCCGAGATCGTCAAGTCGATCGACCCAATCAACGACACCTTTGGTGTCGAAGCGACCATCAGCATCAACGTCGCCGCCAAGCAGGCCGGCAACCCGGAATTCATGCGTACGTTTGCACAGGCGCTCGAAGACACCGGCTTTCCCCAGCGTTTCATGATCGAGGTGACCGAGGACGCCTTCGTCGCCAAGAACCACTTCCAGGCGGAAATCCTGCCGATGTTCCGCAAGCTCGGGGTCGGCATCTCCATTGACGATTTCGGCACCGGCTATTCCTCGCTCTCGGCGCTCGCCGACATCACCGCCGACGAAATCAAGATCGACCGCTCCTTCATCTGCGATATCCATAAGCGCCCGCGCAACCAGGGCATCTTGCGCGCGATCGAATCGCTGAGCGAGGCGCTCGGCATGACCGTGATCGCCGAGGGCATCGAATCCTACGAGGAGCTTGCCTACCTCCAGGCCGCAACCAAGATCCGTTATGCGCAGGGCTATTATTTCGCCCGGCCGATTTTCCTGGAAGAGCTGAAGCTCGCCGCGCCCGTTTCCAGCGAGGCGCGGGTCAGCGTCGCCAGCCGCCCGATACAGCAGAACCGGCAGGGCTATTCGCGCGCACACGGCTACCGGCGGTAA
- a CDS encoding substrate-binding domain-containing protein: MRRSLILTAAILGLAASSSARADDLKVALIYGKTGPLEAYAKQTETGLQLGFEYATKGTMMLDGRKIVVITKDDQGKPDLAKAALAEAYQDDKVDIAIGTTSSAAALAILPVAEENKKILIVEPAVADQITGEKWNRYIFRTARNSSQDAISNAVAIGKQGVTVATLAQDYAFGRDGVAAFKEALAKTGATLAAEEYAPTSTTDFTAVGQRLFDALKDKPGRKVIWVIWAGAGNPLAKLQDMDPKRYGIELSTGGNILPALAAYKGLPGMEGATYYYYDIPKNPVNDWLVAEHQKRFNAPPDFFTAGGFAAAMSVVAAVTKAKSTDTEKLITAMEGMEFDTPKGKMVFRKEDHQALQSMYHFKVKVDPNVAWAVLESVRELKIEDMDVPIRNKR, from the coding sequence GTGCGTCGATCGCTCATTCTCACCGCAGCCATTCTCGGCTTGGCCGCGAGCAGCTCCGCGCGAGCCGACGACCTCAAGGTCGCGCTGATCTACGGCAAGACCGGTCCGTTGGAAGCCTATGCCAAGCAGACCGAGACCGGCCTGCAACTGGGCTTCGAATACGCGACCAAGGGCACCATGATGCTCGACGGCCGCAAGATCGTCGTCATCACCAAGGACGACCAGGGCAAGCCGGACCTCGCCAAGGCCGCGCTCGCCGAAGCCTATCAGGACGACAAGGTCGACATCGCGATTGGCACGACCTCGTCGGCCGCTGCACTCGCTATTCTCCCCGTCGCCGAAGAGAACAAGAAAATCCTGATCGTCGAGCCGGCGGTTGCGGACCAGATTACCGGCGAGAAGTGGAATCGCTACATTTTCCGGACCGCGCGCAACTCCTCGCAGGACGCGATCTCGAACGCGGTCGCGATCGGCAAGCAGGGCGTCACCGTGGCGACGCTGGCGCAGGACTACGCGTTCGGCCGCGACGGCGTCGCCGCCTTCAAGGAAGCGTTGGCCAAGACCGGTGCAACACTCGCGGCCGAGGAATACGCCCCGACCTCCACCACTGACTTCACCGCGGTCGGCCAGCGCCTGTTCGATGCGCTGAAGGACAAGCCCGGCCGCAAGGTGATCTGGGTGATCTGGGCTGGCGCCGGCAATCCGCTGGCCAAGCTCCAGGACATGGATCCGAAGCGCTACGGCATCGAGCTCTCGACCGGCGGCAATATCCTGCCGGCGCTCGCCGCCTATAAAGGCCTGCCGGGCATGGAAGGCGCGACGTATTACTACTACGACATCCCGAAGAACCCGGTGAACGACTGGCTGGTCGCCGAGCACCAGAAGCGTTTCAACGCGCCGCCGGACTTCTTCACCGCGGGTGGCTTTGCCGCCGCGATGTCCGTCGTCGCCGCAGTCACCAAGGCGAAGTCCACCGACACCGAGAAACTGATCACGGCGATGGAAGGCATGGAGTTCGATACGCCGAAGGGCAAGATGGTGTTCCGCAAGGAAGATCATCAGGCGCTCCAGAGCATGTATCACTTCAAGGTCAAGGTCGATCCGAACGTCGCCTGGGCCGTGCTCGAGTCCGTGCGCGAGCTGAAGATCGAGGACATGGACGTTCCGATCCGCAACAAGCGCTGA
- a CDS encoding ABC transporter ATP-binding protein → MTLSLETRDLTIRFGGHVAVNNVSCTFRPGELTAIVGPNGAGKTTYFNLISGQLRASSGSVLFDGTDITQYSAPLRTRAGLGRAFQLTNLFPNLTVEENVRLAVQATDGTHYDMLRPWMVRRDLIGHADAILDQVALGNRRGITATALSHGDQRKLEVALMIALEPKVFMFDEPTAGMSIDEVPVVLNLIAQLKQDKSKIILLVEHKMDVVRSLADRIIVLHNGQLVADGRPAEVIASPIVQEAYLGIAQKTSAPESAA, encoded by the coding sequence ATGACGCTCTCTCTCGAAACCCGCGATCTCACCATCCGCTTTGGCGGCCATGTCGCCGTTAACAACGTGTCCTGCACGTTCCGCCCCGGCGAGCTCACCGCCATCGTCGGCCCGAATGGCGCCGGCAAGACCACCTATTTCAACCTGATCTCGGGCCAGCTGCGCGCCTCCAGCGGTAGCGTCCTGTTCGACGGCACCGACATCACCCAGTATTCCGCGCCGCTGCGCACCCGCGCAGGCCTGGGGCGCGCATTCCAGCTCACCAACCTCTTCCCGAACCTGACAGTGGAGGAGAACGTGCGTCTCGCGGTGCAGGCGACTGATGGCACCCATTACGACATGCTGCGGCCCTGGATGGTGCGGCGGGACCTGATCGGCCACGCGGATGCCATTCTCGACCAGGTCGCGCTCGGCAATCGCCGCGGCATCACCGCGACCGCGCTGTCGCATGGCGACCAGCGCAAGCTCGAGGTCGCGCTGATGATCGCGCTGGAGCCGAAAGTGTTCATGTTCGACGAGCCGACCGCCGGCATGAGCATCGATGAAGTTCCGGTGGTGCTGAACCTGATCGCGCAGCTCAAGCAGGACAAGAGCAAGATCATCCTGCTCGTCGAGCACAAGATGGACGTGGTGCGTTCCCTCGCGGATCGCATCATCGTGCTGCATAACGGCCAGCTCGTCGCGGACGGCAGGCCTGCCGAAGTGATCGCCTCGCCAATCGTGCAGGAAGCCTATCTCGGCATTGCCCAGAAGACATCTGCGCCGGAGAGTGCCGCATGA